The DNA sequence ACTGTGCTTCCCCGCCCTGAACCTGGGGCAGTGCCTCTCCCCACAGTGGCCTTAAGTCTAGGCAAGGTTAGTTCAGCACCTCCTTGATGAGCAACTCTTTGAGACTAGGAGGTGGCGTAGGGGTCAGGCCTGCTTCCTGCAGGGTCTGGAGCCGGGCCTCTGACTGGCGTTTGTCCAGGCCCAGACGCCAGGAGAGCCGCACATGGGCCTCCAGAAAGGGTGCCAACAAAGGGTGGGGGCTTTTGTCCCCCAGCAGTTGCAGGGCCTTCTCACAGCATGCCCGGGCCTCCCCAGGGtcctccagctcctggtggcACACAGCCAGCCCAGCCAGCGTCAGCAGAGGGCGGTCTGGGCCCAAGGGGGTGCccagctgggcctgcagctgcCAGGCATTGGCCCAGAGCACCAGAGCCTCGCGATAGAGGCCAGTGCAGGTGAGGCTCTGTGCCCGCTGCAGCTCAGGCAGCACGAAGAAGTCCTGCAAGTCTGGGGCATGGCGCAGCTCAGGCACTGCCTGTAGGTGGCCCAAAAACTGCTCGAAGGCCCGGCTGCGGCGGGCAATGGTCTCTGCAGTAAAATTCCGGCGTAGGCGCTTACGAGGGAAGGCAATGGCGGCCATGGGGCCCCGGAACTGCCGCTGCAGGTTTCGGTGCAACCGTTCAAAGTCTGAGTAGCGGCGAGAGATCTGGGCTGGCTGGTGATCTGATGGCCCTGGACCCATCACGGCGAGGGTGTAGAGCTGCATGGAGGGTGTGGGTCAGGGTTGGTTCAAGTTACCCATGGCCCacttccctccccacacccacattTGAAGCTCTGTTCCCCCACCTCTTCCCTTCACCCCTGAGACTGTGCCCAGGAGCTGCTGTGGGAGCTGCTGGGCAGCTGCTAGAGACCCCAGTCCCATCTTACCTGAGGCTCGTCTGAAATGACCCAGGCCCAAGGCAgcacagggagagaaagacagagatgaGCTTCAGTACCTGGAGCTGCTATCCTTTTCCCCCTTCCAGGGGGTACTCCCCTGGGCAGTAAGCTCTTCTGATAGCCCCTCTGGGAAACCAGGGGTGAGCTGAAACCCAGGCTGACTCCTTGGGCCTCTGAGCCAACCTTCAGGACCAGCTTGGAGCTTTTGTTCTACTCTGGACAGAGCCCCCACCCTTAGCCAGGTTATTCCACAGGAAACCTGGAGGAGTCTTCAGACAGCCGGCAGTGCTCACTGTGAAAAGTACACGGGACTCAGAATCAGGTTCTAACCCCAAGTCAGCTATTTCCTCACCATGTGATGTCAGACCCCCTCTTGGGTCTGCTTTGTTCTTCAGTGAATGAAGCCTTGGCCCAGGTCAGTGTTTACTCAGGTGTGGGACATGTACAAATGTTGGTCCTGGGATTTTAGGTGGTATGTACTAGAGTAAACAAATAAGAGAGAGGAGGTGactgcccctgcctccctccccttaATTTTCTTTGAATCTTTCTGAATACAAATTGAGAAGCTCCTGGTTTGGTTTTGAAAGTGCACTTCTCCAACACTTCTCAGCTCCATTTTTAGAAAAAAGCCAGAAAATGAAATCTCAGATCACGGCCTTTATGTAATAGCATCCAGGCAGGGTTTAATTGAGACCGTTTCATtttcactgcttttatttttatggttatctttatggctagtgaggcttTCTGTATACAGTAGTGCTATAAAATTgccttttaaatgtaaatttaagggaaaaaaaggtttacttaaagaaaaatactaagcAAAGAATGATACAAGTAGCATTTAGCTACAACAAGAATCATGAAGGTGGTACCCCAATGACTGGTGTTTGGGAAACACAACAGAATGACCACAAAGCGTCTTCCCTCACGTCTGAGAGACTATATGGATTAATCTATAATAATGCTGAGTCAACAGGCTTAAAAGGGGGATTAGCAAGTGTTAGATGCTAAAGGCATATTAACACCAAATCcagatttttttcttgagttctgtgaaatTGCCAATGTTATATATAGACACCTCTGGTTAAGTTTGCTTTCTTTATCGGCACAAAGATTGCACAGTGCACATCAGTATTAAGGTTTAAAAGTTTAACCATAAAGAAACTTAATTTCACTCTCATTCAGCTCTGCATTCCCAAAGAGCATTGACTGCAAtatcttttcttgttttaagGCACATTTATTAACATTAGAGGAAAACAGTTTTCTGCCCAACGCACTTCAGGGACACTGGTCTGTAACAAACCTATATAGtcatctggtttttattttttacttttttggcaaaaaaaaattttatatccaTTATCTCTCGTCCTTGTTATGTCTCCTCGAGATGGGTAATGACAGGAGCTCCATTAAGTGAGCAGCTGTCCCATGCTGAGTGCTGTGCTGAGTAATTTACAGTCTCCCCCATTCACTTAATCATCCCAACAGCAGTGCAAGGAAGGtatcctttcctctctctgcctgacAGCAGAGGAAGTGGGCTCAAAGAGGAGGCAAAGGGTTCCAAGGCTTATGCTAGGTCACAGGCTGGTGAACGGCCCAggtgagattcaaacccaggccgaCCTGATTCCAAAccctgtgctcttaaccaccagGAGTTAAATCGGGATTTAGGGTCCCCATTGGACAAAGGAGGTGCTTTGTTTCCCCAGACACAGGCCAGGGCACACTTGGCCATCCTACTCTATCTTGTCATTCTCTTCAGATAAAGACTCACATTCCTTATTTCTCAGCTGCAACTTGATAACTGATGCTTGGGACCCCCTTCCTGTGCCTGACACCGAGCCAGAACTTCTGCATTTAAGACTTGCTCGTTGGAGTCAGTCCCTGCTCAAATTGAAGCAGTCACCCCATGGGTGTGGCCCTTGTTTACTAACAGCAGCAGAAAGGAGTGGAGAGGTCCAGATGTGGGACAGGGCTCCAGGCCCCTTCTGCTGAGTCAGAGATGGAGGAGGGTGATGAGAGCAGAGAGCACACCTGCCTCTCAGGACCTCAGTGACGTCCTTCTTTACATCAGTGTCTCCAGGCCCTCCCCCACACTGCCCTTTACCCCAACCCCCTAAATCTAGCCCTTAAGGACAAGATTATTCTATACAGGGTGGGTGCTCAAGAATTGATACACGTAAGTTGTAAGGTCACAACAGGCCCCAGATCCCAGGCATTTTCCATCCAAAGTTAAGTAAACATTATAGAACTACCATTTTATGGAGACCTTCATAATGCTGCCACAATGCTAAGGGCTTTCTGAACACTGTCTCATTTAATTCAGCAATCCTCTGCATTAGCCCTGTTGCTCAGAGGAAACCAGGTCATCAAGGTTATACACGCACCTAAAGTCAAACAGCTGGAAGTAAGGGATCTGAATCAAGGTCTGGCTCCAAAACCCATATTTTTAACCACTAACTGATGCAACTTGGGTTCACGTCTGACCCAGATAATATTCTTTCTTGAGTATCTTTATCTTACTACAATTTGCAAAACCCTGGGTAGGGTGGGGCACACACACACCAGTTCTCTTAATCTCAAAACCAGTATAGGAGGAAGTCCATAATCCCTCAGAAAAACTAAGACATTTGCCTGAGAACTTGTTTAAGCTCTGTCCCCTTtttggcctctgtttcctcatctgtaaaatggggcagccaTTTATAATTACACAGTCAGATCCTGCCCCCCAGCCTCCCAGGAAATTGGGAGTCTACCCTACTTTTTATTAGACTTCCGGACTGTTCACAGCCCAGAGGTGCCTGGACCCTCACTCACCACGTACTTGGAGGGTGGGTCCTTGACCACGTTGGCGCTGGTCACCTCGAAGAGCAGCCGCTGGGGTACCAGGGTGTACCGGGACTTCTTCCAGAAATCCTGCAACTGCCGGGTCAGGAGCTGACTGCCCCGCTGCCCATCGGGTGGAGGGCTCCGTTCTGCATGAACCGAAGACCAGTTACCTCAGCGGGCTTGGGGCTGGGATGGACATAAACCATGCGCCATGACCTCATTTATCCTCCCAACAGGTGACAGGtttatccccatttcacacaAATGTAAACTGGGGGGCCGGAGAGGGCCAAACAGGGTGCCTAGCAGACAGTGGGCTCTAAACTCCACCCCTAGAACATCCCTGCCACATGGTTACCGTTTGTATCCCAGGTCCCTGACATTTAGGGCCTGCAGCAGCCCTGAGATGGGCGTGATTTGACCCAAGGATAAACGACGCAGAGGTGGTGAGTCCCTCAAGGTCACACCGCCGAGGGGCGGCTGGGGCACTTAGGTGGCTGAGTTCGGGCCGGGAGGGCCGGATGCCCTCGGGAACGCGGCTGGGCGGAGGCCTAGTCCTGCCCCGGGCTTCTCGCCGCCGACCTCCCGCACTCGCCTGCGTCCTCTCCCGACGCTCCGTCACCGGGGGAGAGCGGGTCGGGGGCGACCTCCTCGTCGCCCTCGTCGTCCTCGTCCTCGGCACTGGTGAAGCTGAGGGTGCCGCTGAGGCGGGAGGACAGGCCCTCGGCGTCGTCGTCCCCCAGCTCCGAGCTCTCCGGGAACTGCTCGGCTTCGGGGCCGGCCGCCGCCTCCCCGGGGCTGTCGCCGGCCAGGGCGTGCCGCAGCCGGTGCAAAAGCCGCGAGGCCATGGCACCCCGTGGGGAGCGCGCGGCACCGGATCGGGTAGGCAGGGGAGGGAGACCCGGGCCCCGGGCGGGGAGGGGCCCGGGCCGGGGGAGGGAGGGGCGCCGCGGAGGCCCCGCCCCTGCCCGCTGGGGGGTCCTGCGCGCCCGGGGCCCGGCCCGCGTCGCCCTCCCTTCACCCGCGCAGATTAGTCCCGATGCCTTCCCGGGAAGGGCCCGGGCCCCTCTCCACGTCTCTTTATCCCCCTGGCGCGTCCCCACCTCCTGCGTCCCGTGGGGCACTCGGGAGCGTGCCGCCGCCTAGGGGTCCCGATGCAGCCCCCGGCGGCTTACAGAGGCCGGCCGGACTCCGCCCGGCCCAGGCCGCTCCGAGCGCCGTTCCGGCCCCTTCCTGCCGCCGCCCCGCCTCCGGCCCCGCCTGCTCCCTGGAGTCGCCCGGGAATCCTGGGCCCTTCGCTGCAGGACGGATTTGGGAATCCTGGATAG is a window from the Manis javanica isolate MJ-LG chromosome 5, MJ_LKY, whole genome shotgun sequence genome containing:
- the SNX21 gene encoding sorting nexin-21; the encoded protein is MASRLLHRLRHALAGDSPGEAAAGPEAEQFPESSELGDDDAEGLSSRLSGTLSFTSAEDEDDEGDEEVAPDPLSPGDGASGEDAERSPPPDGQRGSQLLTRQLQDFWKKSRYTLVPQRLLFEVTSANVVKDPPSKYVLYTLAVMGPGPSDHQPAQISRRYSDFERLHRNLQRQFRGPMAAIAFPRKRLRRNFTAETIARRSRAFEQFLGHLQAVPELRHAPDLQDFFVLPELQRAQSLTCTGLYREALVLWANAWQLQAQLGTPLGPDRPLLTLAGLAVCHQELEDPGEARACCEKALQLLGDKSPHPLLAPFLEAHVRLSWRLGLDKRQSEARLQTLQEAGLTPTPPPSLKELLIKEVLN